One Fundidesulfovibrio soli genomic window carries:
- the lipA gene encoding lipoyl synthase, with protein sequence MSSSKPSCASPEASPARQPRQPRLPEWLKVSLPRDPAFAKTASVVAGQELHTVCRQARCPNIFECFGKGVATFLILGGVCTRGCAFCNITPGLPDPADPEEPGRVALAAAKLSLKHVVVTSVTRDDLPDGGAAIFAATIRAVRSELPGASIEVLIPDFQGNEAALHTVLEAAPEVLNHNLETVPELYATVRAGAVYARSLELLARAKAHGGRAKTKSGLMLGLGETREQLERVLADLARVGCDMVTVGQYLRPSRRNLPVERYVHPDEFAEVAELGRSLGVAHMYCGPLVRSSHDARALLEGC encoded by the coding sequence ATGAGCTCGTCCAAGCCTTCCTGCGCCTCGCCAGAGGCTAGCCCCGCCCGGCAGCCGCGCCAGCCGCGTTTGCCCGAGTGGCTCAAGGTCAGCCTCCCGCGCGACCCGGCCTTCGCCAAGACCGCCTCCGTGGTGGCCGGGCAGGAGCTGCACACCGTGTGCAGGCAGGCCCGCTGCCCCAACATCTTCGAGTGCTTCGGCAAGGGCGTGGCCACCTTCCTGATTCTGGGCGGGGTGTGCACGCGCGGCTGCGCCTTCTGCAACATCACCCCGGGCCTCCCGGACCCCGCGGACCCCGAGGAGCCCGGGCGCGTGGCCCTGGCGGCGGCCAAGCTCTCGCTCAAGCACGTGGTCGTAACTTCCGTGACCCGCGACGACCTGCCCGACGGCGGGGCCGCCATCTTCGCCGCCACCATCCGCGCCGTGCGCAGTGAATTGCCCGGAGCCAGCATCGAAGTGCTCATCCCGGACTTCCAGGGGAATGAGGCCGCGCTGCACACCGTGCTGGAGGCCGCTCCCGAAGTGCTCAACCACAACCTTGAGACCGTGCCCGAGCTCTACGCCACGGTGCGGGCCGGGGCCGTGTACGCACGCAGCCTGGAGTTGCTGGCCAGGGCCAAGGCCCACGGCGGCAGGGCGAAGACCAAAAGCGGGCTCATGCTCGGCCTGGGCGAAACCCGCGAGCAGCTCGAGCGCGTGCTGGCCGACCTGGCCCGCGTGGGCTGCGACATGGTCACCGTGGGGCAGTACCTGCGGCCCTCCCGGCGCAACCTGCCCGTGGAGCGCTACGTGCACCCCGACGAGTTCGCCGAGGTGGCCGAGCTGGGCCGGAGCCTGGGCGTCGCGCACATGTACTGCGGCCCGCTGGTGCGCTCCAGCCACGACGCGCGCGCCCTGCTGGAAGGCTGCTGA
- the rfbC gene encoding dTDP-4-dehydrorhamnose 3,5-epimerase yields MGFEATGIPGLWLYAPKVFQDERGFFMESYNKANLDAQGIACDFIQDNHALSRCKGVLRGLHFQTPPKAQTKLVRVTRGEVLDVVVDLRKGSPTYGQWKSFVLSESNFLQLFVPKGFAHGYVTLTENVEFLYKVDELYAPNNDSGILWCDPDLNIDWGVSDPILSSKDTKLGLFKDFESPFVFEG; encoded by the coding sequence GTGGGTTTCGAGGCCACCGGCATTCCAGGGCTCTGGCTCTACGCCCCCAAGGTCTTCCAGGACGAGCGTGGCTTCTTCATGGAGAGCTACAACAAGGCCAATCTGGACGCGCAGGGCATCGCCTGCGACTTCATACAGGACAACCACGCCCTCTCGCGCTGCAAGGGCGTGCTGCGCGGCCTGCACTTCCAGACCCCGCCCAAGGCCCAGACCAAGCTCGTGCGCGTGACGCGCGGCGAGGTGCTGGACGTGGTGGTGGACCTGCGCAAGGGCTCCCCAACCTACGGGCAGTGGAAGTCCTTCGTGCTCAGCGAGTCCAATTTCCTGCAGCTCTTCGTGCCCAAAGGCTTCGCCCACGGCTACGTGACGCTCACCGAGAACGTGGAGTTCCTCTACAAGGTGGACGAGCTCTACGCCCCGAACAACGACAGCGGCATCCTCTGGTGCGACCCGGACCTGAACATCGACTGGGGCGTGTCCGACCCGATCCTCTCCTCCAAGGACACCAAGCTCGGCCTCTTCAAGGACTTCGAGTCACCGTTCGTATTCGAAGGCTGA
- a CDS encoding mannose-1-phosphate guanylyltransferase/mannose-6-phosphate isomerase: protein MTKPTEASELFPHCHAVVLAGGSGTRLWPLSRTLLPKQLLSLDGGESLLKRTVNRALDVFDPRNVWVVTNEEHVFEVRSQLREINPALEKGVLAEPVGRNTLPAILLALDSIVASDPDALVAVFPSDHMVGSNGGWVESLGKALPLAREGRLVTFGIAPDKPETGYGYIRRGEPLAPGAFDVRSFVEKPDLATARGYLESGEYYWNSGMFVFSATAFLDAVRAHQPVFWDWWERRAEAPLCSGYHSIPDISVDYAVVEKMDSQAVIEASFTWDDLGNWEAIYRMGCKDTGGNAVQGDVLALDCKDSLLISRGGKLACVGLDDMIVVQTRDATLVCPKSESQKVKDVVGALKKQGSELINAHVTVRRPWGSYTVLEEGPHYKIKRIEVPAGGKLSLQMHHHRSEHWVVVSGTALVQVGEKETLLTENQSVDIPKATVHRLSNPGKVTVEIIEIQTGPYLEEDDIVRFEDVYGRNAKSGPDS, encoded by the coding sequence ATGACGAAACCCACCGAAGCCTCCGAACTTTTCCCGCACTGCCACGCCGTGGTCCTGGCGGGCGGTTCAGGCACCCGCCTCTGGCCGCTCTCCCGCACGCTGCTGCCCAAACAGCTGCTCTCCCTCGATGGGGGAGAGAGCCTGCTCAAGCGCACGGTGAACCGCGCCCTGGACGTCTTCGACCCGCGCAACGTGTGGGTCGTCACCAACGAGGAGCACGTGTTCGAGGTGCGCTCCCAGCTGCGCGAGATCAACCCCGCGCTGGAAAAGGGCGTGCTGGCCGAGCCCGTGGGCCGCAACACCCTGCCCGCCATCCTGCTGGCCCTGGACAGCATCGTGGCGAGCGACCCCGACGCGCTGGTGGCCGTGTTCCCTTCGGACCACATGGTGGGCTCCAACGGCGGCTGGGTGGAATCGCTGGGCAAGGCCCTGCCCCTGGCCCGCGAGGGTCGGCTGGTGACCTTCGGCATCGCCCCGGACAAGCCCGAGACCGGCTACGGCTACATCCGCAGGGGCGAGCCCCTGGCGCCCGGAGCCTTCGACGTGCGCTCCTTCGTGGAGAAGCCCGACCTGGCCACCGCCCGTGGCTACCTGGAGAGCGGCGAATACTACTGGAACAGCGGCATGTTCGTCTTCTCGGCCACGGCCTTCCTGGATGCCGTCCGCGCGCACCAGCCCGTGTTCTGGGACTGGTGGGAGCGCCGCGCCGAGGCCCCCCTGTGCTCCGGTTACCACTCCATCCCCGACATCTCCGTGGACTACGCCGTGGTGGAGAAGATGGACAGCCAGGCCGTGATCGAGGCCTCCTTCACCTGGGACGACCTGGGCAACTGGGAGGCCATCTACCGCATGGGCTGCAAGGACACCGGCGGCAACGCCGTGCAGGGCGACGTGCTGGCCCTGGACTGCAAGGACAGCCTGCTCATTTCGCGCGGGGGCAAGCTCGCCTGCGTGGGCCTCGATGACATGATCGTGGTCCAGACCCGCGACGCCACGCTGGTCTGCCCCAAGAGCGAGTCCCAGAAGGTCAAGGACGTGGTGGGCGCGCTCAAGAAGCAGGGCAGCGAGCTCATCAACGCCCACGTCACGGTGCGCCGCCCCTGGGGCAGCTACACCGTGCTGGAGGAAGGCCCCCACTACAAGATCAAGCGCATCGAGGTGCCCGCCGGAGGCAAGCTCTCCCTGCAGATGCACCACCACCGCTCCGAGCACTGGGTGGTGGTCTCGGGCACGGCCCTGGTGCAGGTGGGCGAAAAGGAGACCCTGCTCACCGAGAACCAGTCCGTGGACATCCCCAAGGCCACGGTGCACCGGCTCTCCAACCCCGGCAAGGTCACCGTGGAGATCATCGAGATCCAGACCGGCCCCTACCTTGAAGAAGACGACATCGTGCGCTTCGAGGACGTGTACGGCCGAAACGCCAAGAGCGGCCCGGACAGTTGA
- the lipB gene encoding lipoyl(octanoyl) transferase LipB, which produces MRVVDLGTIGFSEALALQEPAVEEVLAGGEERIFVLEHRPVVTFGRHGGEAFLLETPDQLRARGVDVAKASRGGSVTCHFPGQAVIYPVMRLSGRPGGLKRFFSDLEQAAIDVLAGLGIEAGRSEGRPGVWTGPRKIASVGVGVRRWVSYHGLALNVGPDISLFNVITACGLPGVEMTSAALELARAGLPAERADIGSVKHELVQAFLRLARG; this is translated from the coding sequence ATGCGCGTCGTCGACCTGGGAACCATAGGCTTCAGCGAGGCCCTGGCCCTGCAGGAGCCCGCCGTGGAGGAGGTGCTCGCCGGGGGCGAGGAGCGCATCTTCGTGCTGGAGCACCGGCCGGTGGTCACCTTCGGCCGCCACGGCGGAGAGGCCTTCCTTCTGGAGACCCCGGATCAGCTGCGCGCCCGGGGCGTGGATGTGGCCAAGGCCAGCCGGGGCGGCAGCGTGACCTGTCACTTCCCGGGCCAAGCCGTGATCTACCCGGTCATGCGCCTTTCGGGCCGCCCGGGCGGGCTGAAACGCTTCTTCTCCGACCTGGAGCAGGCGGCCATCGATGTGCTGGCGGGCCTTGGCATCGAGGCCGGGCGCAGCGAGGGCCGCCCCGGCGTGTGGACCGGGCCGCGCAAGATAGCCAGCGTGGGCGTGGGCGTGCGCCGCTGGGTCAGCTACCACGGGCTGGCCCTGAACGTGGGGCCGGATATTTCCCTCTTCAATGTGATAACCGCCTGCGGCCTGCCCGGCGTGGAGATGACCTCCGCCGCCCTGGAGCTTGCGCGCGCGGGCCTGCCCGCCGAGCGGGCCGACATCGGGAGCGTCAAGCATGAGCTCGTCCAAGCCTTCCTGCGCCTCGCCAGAGGCTAG
- a CDS encoding cytochrome c family protein: MGRGTPAHGVSRVSVRPLLAACLAAGLAIGLGGGWLAWPRLASRTFTQPIRFSHSVHARQEVPCAACHFTAPGGAFGGLPRVAVCAGCHQDPTGGRSDDEKEADKLVTEYVKKRKEVPWLVLAAQPGHVRFPHGPHLKAACAACHPDMSREDYPTLRRDRISGYTNWTMSMQRCRECHQASGAGQDCVLCHR, translated from the coding sequence GTGGGCAGGGGGACGCCCGCCCACGGCGTCTCACGCGTTTCGGTCCGCCCGCTGCTGGCGGCCTGTCTTGCCGCGGGGCTGGCCATCGGCCTCGGCGGCGGCTGGCTGGCCTGGCCCAGGCTGGCCTCCCGGACGTTCACCCAGCCCATCCGCTTCAGCCATTCGGTCCATGCCCGTCAGGAGGTGCCCTGCGCCGCCTGCCACTTCACCGCGCCGGGCGGGGCCTTCGGCGGCCTGCCCCGCGTGGCGGTCTGCGCCGGGTGCCATCAGGACCCTACGGGCGGGCGCTCCGACGACGAGAAGGAAGCCGACAAGCTGGTCACCGAATACGTGAAGAAGCGCAAGGAGGTGCCCTGGCTCGTGCTGGCCGCCCAGCCCGGCCACGTGCGCTTCCCCCACGGGCCGCACCTCAAGGCCGCCTGCGCCGCCTGCCACCCGGACATGTCCCGCGAGGACTACCCGACCCTGCGCCGCGACAGGATCTCCGGCTACACCAACTGGACCATGTCCATGCAGCGCTGCCGCGAGTGCCACCAGGCCAGCGGCGCGGGGCAGGACTGCGTGCTCTGCCACCGGTAG